The following nucleotide sequence is from uncultured Campylobacter sp..
TTTGAGCGTAAGCGAAAAATCGCCGTTTTTTAGCTTGTTCTGCGAATACAGAAGATAAAGCAGCTCCTCATAAATCATCAAATGCGAGTAGGTCAAAAATGTATTATCCACGACTATGACATAATAACAGCGCGTTACGGAGTATCTTTTGTTGTCTCTTAAAAAGTCGTTGTAAATTTTTAGCTTGCTCGCGTTTTTCGATACCCTAAATACGTCGTAAGATTCTAAAAATATATTTTCCATATTTCGCCTTAGGTTAAAATTCTGTTGAAATATTACACAATATTTGTTTAAGTTGTTTTAAATTTTATCTTAAGGATAAAAAATATTAGCGAGTAAAATAATTTATAAAATTTCAATCATATTTTTAATATTAGCTTAAATATAATAAAATAATTTATAAAAATATATTTTTAGTAGGAAAATTTTATAGAAAAAAATTTAATATGAATAGAAAAATCTATTTTTTAAACAAAATTTTATAAATAAAGTTATATTATTTCTTTAAGAATAAGCGTGCTTAGGATTAAATTTTATTAGGAAAGGACGGTTTGAAATGGAATTTCTTATTTTGACGCTATTTTTGATCAGCGGGCTTATATTATATTTTAAGCCGCAGAGGAAAAATTTAGCTACGGGCTGCGCCGCGGCAGGCTGCGCGATACTGATCGCGCTCGAGTTTTACGTAAATTTATGGGTCGTCGTGCCGGTAGGCAACTTTTAGGAGGGCGATATGCAAAATTTAGAACAAAATCAAATTCCCGCCGCCGAGCGAGGATTTTTTAACCTAATGTCGCTAGCCATCATCGCCCTCGTGGCGCTCCCGGTCGGTATAGCCTGTTTGATACTGGGCTTTGGTATGGGAGATAGCCCGTGCGTGATGTGCTGGGCGGAGAGGATCACGATGATAGCCATCAGTCTTATCGCGCTTTTTATCCTTAGATACGGTCTAAAACCCGGCTACGTCGCGGCGCTTTTACTGATGGCTTGCTGGGGGATGTTCAACGGCTTTATCCATTATAGCCTTGATGGGACGTTCGGCGGCTACCTCGACATAAAGCAGGGCTTCGGACTTGAAATTTTAGGCGCACACACGCAGCTTTGGGTCATCGTCGTAGATTTTTGCGTGATCGCGTTTTTGGCGGTTATATTTTTATGCAGCAAAAATTTAGGCGAGATAATGAAAAAGAGCACGAGCGGCGAATACGGCGAGTTTTTGCGCTATCTGCCTCTGGGCAAGATTGCAAATTTAATCTTCATCGTCATCATCTCCGCAAACTGCGCGCAGGCTTTCATCGTCTCAGGCCCGCCGCCGTATCTGGGCTCTAGCACGCCGGCTAGGATGAGCCTTGATCCTGCAAAATGGTTTTGGGAGAAAGATCACTGGCAAAGCGCGCTTGATTTTAGATTCGATTGGAATCCGGAGCTTCCGGATCTGCCAAACTAAGGAGCAAAAAGATGAAAAAGCTGATGATTTTTACGGCGCTAGCGGCTCTGGCGTTTGGGTTTGAGTTTAATCTCGATAGCAAAGCAGGCGCTCTTGAAGGCGTGAAGGAGCTTGGTGCGCCGAGTGCGGAAGTGAGTTTAAGCTTACAAAACGACGCACCGATTACGGGAGCGGACTACGACGCAGATAAAAAGCAGTTTGCACTGGTTTCTAAAAATAACGAATTTTACGTTGCGGACGAAAATTTAAAGCCGCTTAGATACGGCAAGCATGATCGCCATTTTATAATGGAGATGGAGGCGACCGTGGGTGCTGCGTGGTATAAAAACGAGCTCGGCATGATAAGTTTTAATAAAACCTTCGTCTTTTATGAGCCTACGGACGGATTGAGTGCAGAGGAGCAAAACAGCCAGTGGAGGCACTTGAGCGAGGGCTGGGATAAATGGAAGCTAAACGATCTCGGCAACAAAGGGCGCTTCTCTACGCTTCGAGCAAAGCAGCAATATATCCTCGGCTGGGATTATGACGCGGCTGCGAATAAATTTATCGTTGCGTCCGTGCCTAACGACGTGAGGGATTATTGGAGCGTGGCGGTGTTTGACGGCGACGATAAGATGATTTTGGAGGAATTTATTCCGCAAATCGGCTCAAATTTAAAGCTAAAAGAGGGCAGGAGCCTAGGCGAATACTATGTCACGGGCATCGACGCTCAGCCTGATTCCGTTTATCTTTTGAGTAAAAATTTCTCAACCATTTTAAAGTTAAATTTGCAAACTCATAAGATTGAGGATGCGTATAGTTTTAGCGGAGCGGCAAACGCAAGGGCGCTTGCGGTGAAGGACGGCAAATTTTATGTTTTTTCGCGCGAAGGCAAAGAAAATAAAGTTTTCATATACGATATGAAATAAAGCCCACATTTAAGGAGAAGAGATGCAAAGACGTTCTTTCTTAAAAGGCGCGGGAGCGGCTCTAGCTACGGCTGGAGCATCTCCAAGCCTATTTGGTATGGAGCAGTTCGAGGTGGATTTTAAACCGAAATCCTATAAAAACGAGCAGGGCGTAGAGTATCACTACCTCACCTGTCCTAGAAACTGCCGCGACGCCTGTTCGATGATCGCAGAGATCAAAGACGGCAAGATGGTTAGCATCAAGGGCGATCCGAAGCACCCTCTAACGCAAGGCACGGTCTGCGTCAAAGGCCATACCTACGCAATGCACCTATACAACGCCGATCGTATAATGTATCCGATGAAGCGCGTCGGTAAAAAGTGTGAGGGCAAGTGGGAACGCATAAGCTGGGATCAAGCGCTAAAAGAGATAGCCGCGAAGCTTACCGAGATCAAAGCAAAATACGGCGGCGAGGCGCTGACGGAATTTGTCTATTCGGGCAACGAAGGGCATATCTCAAAGACGATCGCGCCTGGAAATTTCTTTGAAAAATACGGCGCTACGAGGCTTGTGCGCAACCCGTGCGACTGGCCGCGTTATGCAGGCACACCGAGCGTCATCGGCACGGACTTTTCAAAAGACGCGCTGGAAGTCGATGAGAGCGATATGTATATCAGCTGGGGCTCAAACGAAGCCTATACGGCGGTGCACTGGATTAGATTTGCCCACCGCGTCAAAAAGCGAGGCGGCAAGATTATCGTCATAAATACGATCAGAATTCCGCTCGCAAACCAGGCCGATATGTTTATCCAGCTAAAGCCTTCGAGCGATCCGGCATTTTGTCTAGCGGTCTGCAAATTTTTGATAGAAGAAGATCTATATGATCATGAATTCGTAGAAAAATATACAACCGGCTTTGAAGATCTAGTACATGAGTGCTCGCTCTACACCTACGGCGAGCTAAGCGATATGTGCGGCGCAAGCGTCGATCAGATCAAAGTCTTTGCACGAGAATACGCTCACGCAAAAGCACCGGCTATCATGCACGGCGACGGTGGGCAAAGGCACTTTAACGGAGCAAGGCTGGTACGCGCGGTTACCTTCTTGCCGGTACTTACGGGCTGCCTTACAAAACTTGGCGGCGGATTATTTTGGGCTTACGTGCATGTAAAGGGCTGCTTTAACTTCGATAACTGCATGCCAGATCTTTCGCCAAAAGACGCGGAAGGCAAAAAGATAGAGCGCCAGCAGGTAAGCTATGTAGAATTTGGCAAAGGTATCCAGAAGGAAAATCCGACCTATTTGGGTAAGCCGATAAATACGGTCATTCGTGCCTGTATCAACTACAACTCAAATTTAATGGTAACGGCGCCGAATACGAATTTAATCAAAAAACGCGCGATGGACGACGATTTTTTCTTGGTAGTCATCGATCCTTACGATACCGACACCTGCGATTACGCTGACTACGTATTGCCGGGCGTTACCTTTATGGAGAGCGAGGATATTCAAAACGATCAAATTTCGGGCTACGTCTGCTACAACGCCCAAAGCGTCAAGCCACTGGGCGAAGCCAAGACGAATTTGGAATTTTTTAACGCTCTAGCCAAGGCGATGGGATATACCGAGGAGTGCTTCGACTGGGATAGCGAGACGGTTTGCAGGCGGTTTTTGGATACGGAATTTGCCAAAAAGCAAAATATCACTTACGAAAAACTAAAAAGCGTGGGCTGGATCAAGCCGTTTAGGACGCCTGAGACGATGAAGGATCAGTTCCCTTACTACCCTTATGCGCCGAAGGACAAGCTGGTATTCGGCACTAAAAGCGGCAAGTGCGAGCTTTACTCCGAAGCTTTCAAGGACGCAGGCTACCACCCGGTGATCGATCTTGACGACGATTGGGATTACTACGAAAAACATAAAAATTTCGGCAAAGATTATTTGAAAAAATATCCGCTTTATTTCATGACGCCGGGCACGCAGCTTCAGGATAACTCAAACTGGGGCAATATGCCTTACATCCTAAAACGCGTCATCGTAAAGGGCAATGCCGAGCTATTTATGACGCGCGAGGATATGCTGGCGCGCGGTATCAAAGAGGGTGATACGGTCGAGGCTACGAACGAAAAGGGCACTGCGATATTTACGGCGGTCGAGACCAATCAGATGCAGCCGGGTATCGTCTACGCATGGAATAATATCTGGGTTAAAGTAACCAAATCTCGCACTGGAGCAAACATCCTTTGCTCGGACGGAGTGAGCGATTTGGGCAACGGATCGACCTATACCGCAAGCTTTTGCGAAGTAAAAAAAGCTGCAAAACAGGAGGCATAAAATGAAAAGAAAACAAGGATTTTTATTTGATTACAACTTTTGCATAGGTTGTAAGGCGTGCGAAATTTCATGTCAGGTCTATCATAATCAAGACCCTGACATCAACTGGCGCCATGTCGATATGATGCTCATCCATGAAGATGAGATTGAAAAAGAAATTTTCATCTCGCATTCGTGCCACCATTGCGAAGAGCCTGCATGTATGGACGTCTGCCCCGTAGGAGCTTACATTAAGCTCGAAAACGGCGTCGTTCAGCCGCTGCACGATAAATGCATCGGCTGCGGATACTGCATCGTAGCCTGTCCTTACGGATCGATAACCAAGGGCAAAGACGGCAAAGCGCAAAAGTGCAACCTCTGTGCCGAGAAGCTCGAGCGCGGCGAGGAGCCTGCGTGCGTAGCGGGCTGTCCTTGCGATGTGCTAAAGCTAGTCGATAGCGACGTGAGCGATAGCGCGGGGATGGAGAAGGAGATGCCGGGCTTTAAACGCTTTTTTACAAAGCCGAATATCCGCTTCTATCCTCGCATGAAGCGCAATGAGTTTATCCACTAAGGATAAAAAGATGCGTAATTTAAAGCAGAGCTTTTGCGTCGAGGACTTTTTGAGGCAGGTATTTTTGGTGCCTCTTACCGGTGAAAATTTGGACGAGCTTTTAAATTTGACGCAGGATTTCGCGCCTAAGCTTAAAGAGCATAAGCTTATCCTCGAATTTGCCAAATGCAAAAGCGAGCCAAGCTTAATCGATGAAATTCGCTACGAATTCAATAGGCTCTTCGTAGGTCCTAAGCGCCCCAAAGCCGAGCCTTACGAGTCGGTGTATTTCGACTATCAAACGATGTTTGGGGCAAAGACGATGCAGGTGCGAAGCTTTTACGAGAGCTCGGGGCTAAAACTCGAGGATGCGCAGCTTGATAAATTTCCCGACGATTTCATCGGGTACGAGCTGCAATATCTTTATTTTCTAAGTTTTAGCGCGCTAAAGGTGGAGGATGAGGCTAAATTTAATGAAATTCTGCGTAAAAAGGCGGAATTTATCGCCGCTCATCCGTCGCAGTGGTTTTGCAAATTTGCCGCTCGCTGCGACGAGCACGCGAATTTAGACCTTTGGAAGAGTTTCGGAAGCTTTTTAAATCTCTACTTAAATAGCGAGATGGATGCGCTTAAAAGTGCACTAAAAGATCCTGGAATTTTTAAAAATTTAAAGGAATGACAATGGTACAGACGACTTGGGGATGGCTCATAGTCATCTATTTGTTTCTAGGCGGTTTAGGCGCCGGGGCGTTTTTGTGCTCGGCTTTGGCTTACAAGGGCTTTTTGGGCTCATTAAACGAGAGGTTTTATAAGTTCGGCTTTCTGCTAGCACCCGTTGCGGTAATAATAGGAACCGCGCTTTTGCTATTTGACCTGGCGCCGAGCGCTGCGATAAATCCTCTTAAAATTTTACAGCTCTACACGCGTCCGGTTTCGATGATGAGCATAGGTACGTATCTACTTACGTTTTTCATCGTAATTAGCGTTTTGGTGCTTTTGCAGATCAAAAAGAGCGGTAAAATTTGCGATATGATGCTCACGCTCGGAGCTATTTTGGCGCTTGGAGTGATGGGATATACGGGGCTACTGCTTTACGTCGTAAAGGCGATCCCGCTTTGGGCTAGCGTGTGGCTACCGATTTTATTTACGATCTCTGCGATCTCCACGGGGCTTAGCGCAAACGCCGCCGCTACGCTAAATGCAGGGCACGGGCTAAGCCACTGCGCGCATAAATTTCACGTCGCGTTAGTTGCGCTTGAGATCGTTGCGGTGCTAGCGCTATTTGCTAGCGTGAGAAGCGAGGCTGCGGGCATGGCTAGCGTGACTAAGATAGTCAGCGGCTCGCTTGCGCCGATGTTTTGGATAGGCTTTGTCGTGCTTGGGCTTGCTCTGCCGCTGCTAGGCGGAAGCAAATTTATGCTTCGCGGCTGCAGCGTAAATGCAGACGGTAGCGTCTGCGCTCGCGGCAATGAAGAGATAAAAAGCTGCGTCTATAACGAATACGGCGTACTCATAGGCGGTTTTTGCCTAAGAGCCTTCATCGTGCTTGGCGCAGTCTATATATTTTAGATTATTAAGATGAAGCTTTACTGCTTCATCTTAAATTTTTATTTATTTTATACAGTCAATATATTAATCAAACTTTTGACCAAATAGCCAAGTATTCTGATCTTCGCTAATCTGAAGTATTACTTTTGACTCTATGAATTTTTTATCTTTATCATTTAATATACCCGTATCGTCATTTAATATCTCATTAAATGAAGTATCCCCTATATTTACGAAATACTGCAAATTGCCACCTCTAACCTCATCTAATATGATTTTAAAGATGGTGGCTTTTTGCCTTTTATCCATTTCTGAAAATAGCTCGCCATCATGTGCTAAAAAACCTAATATATTAGGATTTAATGTATAAAGCAACATGTCATAGCAAAAGGTTTTCACATTTCCGATAGACAAAGAACCGTCTTTGGGGATTTCCACATCTATATTAAACAAATTTTTTGCATTTTGAATCATTGTGATTTTAAGAGAGCCTCCGTTGTTGTTATAAAATTTTTTAACGATATCTCTAAATTTGTTTTCTATAGCATCAATCTTAAGCTTATTATCCTCTATATATTTAATTGTATCCTTTTTGATCTCTGCTATTTTATAGTCGATATTAGTCTTATCTTTTTGAAAATTTTCCAAAGTTATGCTATAAATTTCTAAGTCTTTTTTTTCTTTTTCTAGCGTCAATATCCTATCTTTTAATGCATCTCGTTCCTCTAATGCACCACTATTTTTTAGGTCTTTTAAAAGCCCATCTCTTTGGCTTCCTATCAAATCTCTTTCATCTTCTAGTTCTTTGAGTTTTTGGCGTATTTCATCTATTTCTGCAAAAATTCTCTCTTTTCTACTTTTTGCTAATTGATTGTGAAAGTCCTGAGCCTCATTAAGTCTTTTTAACACTTTGTCCTCAAAAAATACTTTAGCCTCGTCATAAATGTTTTTTATCTCTTCTAGGTCTATACTTATATTTTCGGACGTGAGTAAATTCGTCTCTTTTATCGCCATATTTGTTTGGAGTTTATAAATTTCATTTCTAATATTATTTAAATTTCCAGTCAAAGAATTTGCACGCTCTTTTAATTCATTATAGTTTTTAGCTACAATAAATCGATTTAAATTCTCCTGCGTACTTAGTATCTCATCCTCTATATCTTTGATATTTTTCTTCGGTACTTGTTTTTCATATTTTTCTAGTTCTGTCTTGGCGTTATTTAAACTCTTTAGTGCATCTTTTAGCTTGTAATTTTCCTCTTGCAACTTTATATCCATACCCAACAAAAAAAGATTAACAAGTCTTTGATTGTAATCATTTATATCCATGCCTTGCTGTCTTAACGTATCATAATATCCGCTTCTTCTGGCAAAACAATTAAATACCTGTCTAAAAGAAATTTTATTAGATTTTATTGTTTGACTAAAAATGTTATTTAGTTCGGTTGCATAAGTTTTTTGATTGTATTTCTTATCATTTATATTCCACTTATTCTCTCCAAATTTTTTCTCTACCGTATAGTTTTTATTACCATGTATAAAACTTAAACTAAATTTTCCATAGTCTTTTAAAAAATCTTTCATTTTTTGCGAAACTGTTGCATTTAGCATATAGTGAAGCATTTCTAATGACAAGCTTTTGCCTATGCCATTTACTGTATCTTTTTGATCGTGGTTTAGCTGTTTTCCTACTACTATGTTTAGATCTTTATTAAATTTTAAAGCTTTAAATCTTGGATTATCGCAAATTAAGCTCAATAATATCATTATCGCTCCTTATTTTGCCGATTATAAATAAAAAATCTATACACAAAAGCATTTTTTCAATAGTAATTTCTTTAAAGTAAACTCCATTTAGCTCTCTAAGTAGATCGTCTGTATTAATACTGCCATTTTTTAAAATTTTAAGTATATATGCAGATATGCTAATTATTGAATCAACTGGTTTAACTATTTTAGTCGGCATTATCATTTTTTGCACCTATATCACAAATTTCAAAGAAATAACTAATAATTATCCAAGTTATGTTTGTTTCATTAAAATCTTTTACATCAAAGTAGCTTGTAATCTCATTATATAGCTCGATAAATATTTTATTAAAGTCTAAAGAATTATAAAAATCATAGTGTAGTTCATCGACACCTTTTATTTCTATGTTGCCAACATTAGTATTTACCCCTTTGATATGTTTTAACAATATCACCCTATATATTTCATGTACTATAAAGTCCTGCAAATCAGACATTGTTATATCGTCATTGAGCTTTTCTATGCTATCTCTATAATCTAATCCGCGCCTAATTTCAACACTTATTCTTTCGTTGAGATGATTTATCTCTAGTTTTTTACCGACTTCTTTCGCATTGTTAAAATCATCTAAAAAATTGATATCTCTTTTTCGGTATTGCCTTAAGATATGCTTGATTACTAAATTTAAAACCATCTCTGTTGTATAGTTTTTTAAAATTTGGGTATCAAAAAAATTATAAGTTTTTTCCAGTTTTGTTTGCTCTAGATTGTTGATATCTTTTAATAAGTCTTTTGTATCTATTAGACATTTTTCAACATCTATACTATATTTGTTTCTCCATTCATCAAAACTACTATCACGCAGACTAGGTTTGTCTAATAAATATAAGATTTTGATTTTAAAATCCGGTTTTGTTTCTAAAATTTTAAGAGTATTATCTATTTTTGCTTTTATTTTTGTCGAAGTAACTTGGATAAAAATTTTATTTTTATCATCTACTAGGTCAATATACTCTGCATTTTTATTGTCGGCATTGGCATTTTCAAGATCATATCCATATATAACGTTTAGCATATCTCTGTAGAGATTTTCGGAATATATATTCAGAGAGTAATCATTTAAAACCTGTCTTTGTTCTATTTGATATCTAGTTAAAGCAATACCTTGATTTATACTTTTTATCAAATTTTCTCGATTCATATTGCTCCTTTGCATTTTCATTATATAGAATTTTGACTAAAAATATTGTAAAGAATAAGAAATATACAAAATATAACCTTCATTGTTATAAAGTGGTATTGTTGTATAAAATTCTTTATTTTAATGTATAAAGCCGCCAAAGACGGCTTAAATTTTATCTCTCGAAAATAAAAATTTTATTCACGCCGTTTTCTCTGGACGCGACGTAGAATTTACCCTCTTTGATAGCGAGTGCATGGGCATCGTTTGCGCCTTCAAAGCTATAAACCTCCGCGATCTTTCTGCTACGCGGATCGAGTTTTAGGATGCTTGAGTATTGCTTTGAAAGCAGATAAATAAACTCGCCTTGCGCGTCCATGCCCGTGACGTAGTAGTCGCTTATGTCTCTGCCATCTTTTACGCCGAGGACTTCATCGAAACTCGGCACGAATTCGCTCGAGAGTAGATTATCGGCGTCGCTAAAGCTCGCCACACTCCAGCTTTGCTTGATATCATCAGGCACGCTCGCGATGAAAAACTCTCCGTAAAAGTCCGAGTGATCCCAGCTTAGGATATACTGTTGTTTGGCGCGTACGGTGGAG
It contains:
- a CDS encoding ABC-three component system middle component 6 produces the protein MIMPTKIVKPVDSIISISAYILKILKNGSINTDDLLRELNGVYFKEITIEKMLLCIDFLFIIGKIRSDNDIIELNLR
- a CDS encoding molecular chaperone, which produces MRNLKQSFCVEDFLRQVFLVPLTGENLDELLNLTQDFAPKLKEHKLILEFAKCKSEPSLIDEIRYEFNRLFVGPKRPKAEPYESVYFDYQTMFGAKTMQVRSFYESSGLKLEDAQLDKFPDDFIGYELQYLYFLSFSALKVEDEAKFNEILRKKAEFIAAHPSQWFCKFAARCDEHANLDLWKSFGSFLNLYLNSEMDALKSALKDPGIFKNLKE
- a CDS encoding 4Fe-4S dicluster domain-containing protein, which encodes MKRKQGFLFDYNFCIGCKACEISCQVYHNQDPDINWRHVDMMLIHEDEIEKEIFISHSCHHCEEPACMDVCPVGAYIKLENGVVQPLHDKCIGCGYCIVACPYGSITKGKDGKAQKCNLCAEKLERGEEPACVAGCPCDVLKLVDSDVSDSAGMEKEMPGFKRFFTKPNIRFYPRMKRNEFIH
- the nrfD gene encoding NrfD/PsrC family molybdoenzyme membrane anchor subunit yields the protein MVQTTWGWLIVIYLFLGGLGAGAFLCSALAYKGFLGSLNERFYKFGFLLAPVAVIIGTALLLFDLAPSAAINPLKILQLYTRPVSMMSIGTYLLTFFIVISVLVLLQIKKSGKICDMMLTLGAILALGVMGYTGLLLYVVKAIPLWASVWLPILFTISAISTGLSANAAATLNAGHGLSHCAHKFHVALVALEIVAVLALFASVRSEAAGMASVTKIVSGSLAPMFWIGFVVLGLALPLLGGSKFMLRGCSVNADGSVCARGNEEIKSCVYNEYGVLIGGFCLRAFIVLGAVYIF
- a CDS encoding disulfide bond formation protein B, with protein sequence MQNLEQNQIPAAERGFFNLMSLAIIALVALPVGIACLILGFGMGDSPCVMCWAERITMIAISLIALFILRYGLKPGYVAALLLMACWGMFNGFIHYSLDGTFGGYLDIKQGFGLEILGAHTQLWVIVVDFCVIAFLAVIFLCSKNLGEIMKKSTSGEYGEFLRYLPLGKIANLIFIVIISANCAQAFIVSGPPPYLGSSTPARMSLDPAKWFWEKDHWQSALDFRFDWNPELPDLPN
- a CDS encoding molybdopterin-dependent oxidoreductase; the protein is MQRRSFLKGAGAALATAGASPSLFGMEQFEVDFKPKSYKNEQGVEYHYLTCPRNCRDACSMIAEIKDGKMVSIKGDPKHPLTQGTVCVKGHTYAMHLYNADRIMYPMKRVGKKCEGKWERISWDQALKEIAAKLTEIKAKYGGEALTEFVYSGNEGHISKTIAPGNFFEKYGATRLVRNPCDWPRYAGTPSVIGTDFSKDALEVDESDMYISWGSNEAYTAVHWIRFAHRVKKRGGKIIVINTIRIPLANQADMFIQLKPSSDPAFCLAVCKFLIEEDLYDHEFVEKYTTGFEDLVHECSLYTYGELSDMCGASVDQIKVFAREYAHAKAPAIMHGDGGQRHFNGARLVRAVTFLPVLTGCLTKLGGGLFWAYVHVKGCFNFDNCMPDLSPKDAEGKKIERQQVSYVEFGKGIQKENPTYLGKPINTVIRACINYNSNLMVTAPNTNLIKKRAMDDDFFLVVIDPYDTDTCDYADYVLPGVTFMESEDIQNDQISGYVCYNAQSVKPLGEAKTNLEFFNALAKAMGYTEECFDWDSETVCRRFLDTEFAKKQNITYEKLKSVGWIKPFRTPETMKDQFPYYPYAPKDKLVFGTKSGKCELYSEAFKDAGYHPVIDLDDDWDYYEKHKNFGKDYLKKYPLYFMTPGTQLQDNSNWGNMPYILKRVIVKGNAELFMTREDMLARGIKEGDTVEATNEKGTAIFTAVETNQMQPGIVYAWNNIWVKVTKSRTGANILCSDGVSDLGNGSTYTASFCEVKKAAKQEA
- a CDS encoding DUF2326 domain-containing protein, yielding MILLSLICDNPRFKALKFNKDLNIVVGKQLNHDQKDTVNGIGKSLSLEMLHYMLNATVSQKMKDFLKDYGKFSLSFIHGNKNYTVEKKFGENKWNINDKKYNQKTYATELNNIFSQTIKSNKISFRQVFNCFARRSGYYDTLRQQGMDINDYNQRLVNLFLLGMDIKLQEENYKLKDALKSLNNAKTELEKYEKQVPKKNIKDIEDEILSTQENLNRFIVAKNYNELKERANSLTGNLNNIRNEIYKLQTNMAIKETNLLTSENISIDLEEIKNIYDEAKVFFEDKVLKRLNEAQDFHNQLAKSRKERIFAEIDEIRQKLKELEDERDLIGSQRDGLLKDLKNSGALEERDALKDRILTLEKEKKDLEIYSITLENFQKDKTNIDYKIAEIKKDTIKYIEDNKLKIDAIENKFRDIVKKFYNNNGGSLKITMIQNAKNLFNIDVEIPKDGSLSIGNVKTFCYDMLLYTLNPNILGFLAHDGELFSEMDKRQKATIFKIILDEVRGGNLQYFVNIGDTSFNEILNDDTGILNDKDKKFIESKVILQISEDQNTWLFGQKFD
- a CDS encoding SMEK domain-containing protein; translation: MNRENLIKSINQGIALTRYQIEQRQVLNDYSLNIYSENLYRDMLNVIYGYDLENANADNKNAEYIDLVDDKNKIFIQVTSTKIKAKIDNTLKILETKPDFKIKILYLLDKPSLRDSSFDEWRNKYSIDVEKCLIDTKDLLKDINNLEQTKLEKTYNFFDTQILKNYTTEMVLNLVIKHILRQYRKRDINFLDDFNNAKEVGKKLEINHLNERISVEIRRGLDYRDSIEKLNDDITMSDLQDFIVHEIYRVILLKHIKGVNTNVGNIEIKGVDELHYDFYNSLDFNKIFIELYNEITSYFDVKDFNETNITWIIISYFFEICDIGAKNDNAD